The Clostridium sp. AWRP genome has a window encoding:
- a CDS encoding helix-turn-helix transcriptional regulator — MNKEVLAKIGKKLKEARNNIGLTQEEVAKAVNLNKGQISYYENATREITITALEKLANLYGYKLDYFLSNEDTTESQISIAFRADEVCGDDIKIVAFAEKFLNNLLDMKQLQGK, encoded by the coding sequence ATGAACAAGGAGGTATTAGCTAAAATTGGTAAAAAACTTAAAGAAGCACGTAATAATATTGGTTTAACTCAGGAGGAGGTTGCAAAAGCTGTTAATTTAAATAAAGGCCAAATATCATATTATGAAAATGCTACGAGAGAAATAACTATAACTGCACTTGAAAAATTGGCTAATTTATATGGTTATAAACTAGATTATTTTTTATCAAATGAGGATACGACTGAATCGCAAATTAGCATAGCATTTAGAGCTGATGAAGTTTGCGGTGATGACATTAAAATTGTTGCATTTGCAGAAAAGTTTTTAAATAATCTTTTAGATATGAAGCAATTGCAAGGGAAGTGA
- a CDS encoding ImmA/IrrE family metallo-endopeptidase, with the protein MLNNIDIINKASETRNNLGIGSYESVNIFKVLKDMENISVIITEIGEKISGFFIKKKELGLVVINSSKSLGHQHFTAAHEYYHIKYDTNMTSAVCTIQNFNESPIEKKANEFAAMFLVPDDALRYMAEKRIKNNEITLDDVIFLENYFGVSHRVMLIRLKAINLITDREASSYSKGIIKNAKQLGYEIDLYKNTVDKGTQVLSEYAEIAKTLLDSQKITYGKYEELLLDAGLIDIIYGDDNDGEIQNELEDADSF; encoded by the coding sequence GTGTTAAACAATATAGATATAATAAACAAAGCAAGTGAAACAAGAAATAATCTTGGCATAGGTAGTTATGAAAGTGTGAATATATTTAAAGTATTAAAAGATATGGAAAATATATCTGTAATAATAACTGAGATAGGGGAAAAGATATCAGGGTTTTTTATTAAAAAAAAGGAACTTGGTTTAGTAGTTATTAATTCTAGCAAAAGTCTTGGACATCAACATTTTACAGCGGCACATGAGTATTACCATATAAAGTATGATACAAATATGACTAGTGCAGTATGTACTATACAGAATTTTAATGAATCACCTATAGAGAAGAAAGCAAATGAGTTTGCTGCTATGTTTTTAGTACCAGATGATGCACTTAGATATATGGCAGAAAAGAGAATAAAAAATAATGAAATTACATTAGATGATGTAATTTTTTTAGAAAATTATTTTGGAGTTAGTCATAGAGTAATGTTAATACGATTAAAAGCTATTAATTTAATAACAGATAGGGAAGCTTCTAGTTATAGTAAAGGCATTATAAAAAATGCAAAACAACTTGGATATGAAATTGATTTATATAAGAATACAGTTGATAAAGGTACACAGGTTTTATCAGAGTATGCTGAAATAGCTAAAACACTTTTAGATTCTCAGAAAATTACCTATGGTAAATATGAAGAATTGTTGTTAGATGCAGGACTAATTGATATTATATATGGGGATGATAACGATGGGGAAATTCAAAATGAACTTGAAGATGCCGATAGTTTTTGA